The sequence GTATTAGGACTTTGATTCCACGTAAATCGAAGCCCAATTTGATTAATATCCACCACCTGAATGTTATTTACACATTCATTAAATTCCCGCATCGCAATAGTGACTTTAGATCCTCCAGAAGATGAATCATCAAGGAACAATGATGCATTAAAATCACCTATTAGGACCCATGGGTGACTACCAACGAAACCCTTATGCATCTCTAAATCATGCCATAGCTTACGACGGGCAATATAATAGTTTGCCGCATAGACAAAAGAAGCATAAAAGCTGCTATTATCCGCAACAAGGCTAACTTGACAATGGACAACCTGTTTTGACACTGACAATACCATTACATTAACGATGTCAGGATTCCACCCTATAATGATCCTAGTACTACGATCACACAAATTGTTATTTGATGTCCACAACCAATGCGGGAGGACCTTTATACATGTATGGTTCAGCTTAGCAACATCTATATGAGATTCCAAAACTGCACAAAGACATAATTTATTACTGGCAATAACCTCACGAACCTCGTTTTGTTTCGGGACGCTGTTCAAACCCCGAATGTTCCACATTGCTAGACTAATCATTGAGACCGGTGTCCACGAGAGTGCTTGCCCCCTCAGCGTTAGTTAACACCGTAGTATTCACTTCTCCTTCATCAACTTCCAGATCAGTATCCTCATCAATGAGGACTTTTTCAGTGTCTTTGTTCTTATTATTGTCCTCTTCTGTAATAGTATTCAAGACATCAAAGGGGTTATCGATACTTACATTTTTTGGCTCAGGATCCTTACTAGTACTCACTGCATTTGCAGCCCCACCTGCTTTCGAGCTTAGCTCCTTGTTTACTGGTCTATAAATAAACTTTTGTTTTCCTTTTCCAACAACAAATCCATCAGCTTGTTTCTTCTTATTTTCAAATTTATTTTTGTCTATAACAATTGCCTTAGACATGTGTTTGGAAACAGGCTGAAAACCATCCAAATCCTTTATTTGAACCACCTCCTTATGAACATTCTTTGGACATTGGGAATCCCGATGTCCAAACACTTTACATTTAGAGCATCGAGGAGAGTTCCATTCATACTCCACCCTCACAACATCAACGAACTTAACACCTCCTTCCGAAGATGGAGTAGCGACACGAATAGTATCATTCAACTCTTTGGCTGCATCTAACTCAATCATAGCTCGAGCGTAATTAGGCCTTCCCCATGAATTCGTACACATGGTACTTGTATATGAGTCTAACATCATAGGTTTACCTATCTTCGAAGCTATAAGGCTCAAACCATCCTCATTAAAACCTACCATTGGAACATCGTGCATCTTGACCCACACT comes from Rutidosis leptorrhynchoides isolate AG116_Rl617_1_P2 chromosome 4, CSIRO_AGI_Rlap_v1, whole genome shotgun sequence and encodes:
- the LOC139841776 gene encoding uncharacterized protein → MEAMNRYNNTLYGYFLGKRVAFLVVQNYVMNVWRKYGIEKTMMNANGFFFFKFSTEKGMMDVLEIGPWIIRTIPILLNKWSPYVSLTKEDIPKVPVWVKMHDVPMVGFNEDGLSLIASKIGKPMMLDSYTSTMCTNSWGRPNYARAMIELDAAKELNDTIRVATPSSEGGVKFVDVVRVEYEWNSPRCSKCKVFGHRDSQCPKNVHKEVVQIKDLDGFQPVSKHMSKAIVIDKNKFENKKKQADGFVVGKGKQKFIYRPVNKELSSKAGGAANAVSTSKDPEPKNVSIDNPFDVLNTITEEDNNKNKDTEKVLIDEDTDLEVDEGEVNTTVLTNAEGASTLVDTGLND